The following proteins are co-located in the Clavibacter capsici genome:
- a CDS encoding YebC/PmpR family DNA-binding transcriptional regulator — MSGHSKWATTKHKKAIIDSRRAKSFAKLIKNIEVAAKIGGADMSGNPTLVDAVQKAKKTSVPNDNIDRAVKRGAGLLGEVVDYQTIMYEGYAANGVAMLVECLTDNKNRAAAEVRTAMSRNGGTMADPGSVAYNFHRKGVLAVPHAETPTEDDVLAAVLDAGAEDVTDHGEVFEIQCEPSDMVAVREALQAAGIDYDSADVEFVPQVKVEVDLETARKVNKLVDAMEDLDDVQNIYINSDVPADVQAALDDDDEE; from the coding sequence GTGTCCGGACATTCCAAGTGGGCGACCACGAAGCACAAGAAGGCGATCATCGACTCGCGTCGCGCCAAGTCGTTCGCGAAGCTGATCAAGAACATCGAGGTCGCGGCCAAGATCGGCGGGGCCGACATGTCCGGCAACCCGACCCTCGTCGACGCTGTGCAGAAGGCCAAGAAGACCAGCGTCCCGAACGACAACATCGACCGCGCCGTCAAGCGCGGCGCGGGCCTGCTCGGCGAGGTCGTCGACTACCAGACGATCATGTACGAGGGGTACGCCGCCAACGGCGTCGCGATGCTCGTCGAGTGCCTCACGGACAACAAGAACCGCGCGGCCGCCGAGGTCCGCACGGCGATGAGCCGCAACGGCGGCACCATGGCCGACCCGGGCAGCGTCGCCTACAACTTCCACCGCAAGGGCGTCCTCGCGGTGCCGCACGCGGAGACCCCGACCGAGGACGACGTGCTCGCGGCGGTGCTCGACGCGGGCGCCGAGGACGTGACCGACCACGGCGAGGTGTTCGAGATCCAGTGCGAGCCGAGCGACATGGTCGCGGTCCGCGAGGCGCTGCAGGCGGCGGGCATCGACTACGACTCCGCCGACGTCGAGTTCGTGCCGCAGGTCAAGGTCGAGGTCGACCTCGAGACCGCGCGCAAGGTCAACAAGCTCGTCGACGCCATGGAGGACCTGGACGACGTCCAGAACATCTACATCAACAGCGACGTGCCCGCCGACGTGCAGGCCGCGCTGGACGACGACGACGAGGAGTAG
- a CDS encoding HIT family protein, whose amino-acid sequence MARLTLSDHEPGGEDEATGARVDDPGHLAGVPDEFQRLWTPHRMVYIQKGQQPDRDECPFCIAPSMSDEDALIVARGEHAFVLLNLFPYNSGHLLVCPYRHIATYDLASPEEVAEIGSLTQTAMRVVREVSRNDGYNIGMNQGQVAGAGIAEHLHQHIVPRWGQDANFLPIIAKTKALPQLLGDVRASIAAAWPAPAGE is encoded by the coding sequence GTGGCCCGTCTGACCCTGTCGGACCACGAGCCCGGGGGAGAGGACGAGGCGACGGGCGCCCGCGTCGACGACCCCGGTCACCTCGCGGGCGTGCCGGACGAGTTCCAGCGCCTGTGGACGCCGCACCGCATGGTCTACATCCAGAAGGGGCAGCAGCCGGACCGCGACGAGTGCCCGTTCTGCATCGCGCCGTCGATGTCGGACGAGGACGCGCTCATCGTGGCGCGCGGCGAGCACGCCTTCGTGCTGCTGAACCTCTTCCCGTACAACAGCGGGCACCTGCTCGTCTGCCCGTACCGCCACATCGCGACCTACGACCTCGCGAGCCCGGAGGAGGTCGCCGAGATCGGATCGCTCACGCAGACCGCCATGCGGGTCGTCCGCGAGGTGTCGCGGAACGACGGCTACAACATCGGCATGAACCAGGGGCAGGTCGCGGGGGCCGGCATCGCCGAGCACCTGCACCAGCACATCGTGCCGCGGTGGGGGCAGGACGCGAACTTCCTGCCGATCATCGCGAAGACCAAGGCGCTGCCGCAGCTGCTGGGCGACGTCCGCGCATCCATCGCAGCAGCCTGGCCCGCCCCCGCGGGCGAATAG
- the ruvC gene encoding crossover junction endodeoxyribonuclease RuvC: MRILGIDPGLTRCGVGVVDVFADRSARIVAVQVVRTSPTDELHHRLLAVGDGIEELVDRHRPSVVAIERVFAQDNLSTVMGVAQITGVALVGAARRGLDVAMHTPSEVKAAVTGYGQADKRQVATMVARILGLDELPTPADASDALALAICAGWRAGMSRAGIAGTPAPATRTPSSAAGAAAGPTAAQAAWLAAERAQRGRR; this comes from the coding sequence GTGCGGATCCTCGGGATCGACCCCGGCCTGACCCGCTGCGGCGTCGGGGTGGTCGACGTGTTCGCCGACCGCTCCGCCCGGATCGTCGCCGTGCAGGTCGTGCGGACCAGCCCGACGGACGAGCTGCACCACCGCCTGCTCGCGGTGGGCGACGGCATCGAGGAGCTCGTCGACCGGCACCGGCCGTCGGTCGTCGCCATCGAGCGCGTCTTCGCGCAGGACAACCTGTCGACCGTGATGGGCGTCGCGCAGATCACGGGCGTGGCGCTCGTGGGCGCCGCCCGCCGCGGGCTCGACGTCGCCATGCACACGCCGAGCGAGGTGAAGGCCGCCGTCACGGGGTACGGGCAGGCCGACAAGAGGCAGGTCGCGACCATGGTCGCGCGGATCCTCGGGCTCGACGAGCTGCCGACGCCCGCCGATGCCTCGGACGCCCTGGCCCTCGCGATCTGCGCCGGGTGGCGCGCCGGGATGTCCCGCGCCGGCATCGCCGGGACGCCCGCGCCGGCGACGCGCACGCCGTCGTCGGCCGCCGGCGCGGCCGCCGGACCGACGGCGGCGCAGGCTGCGTGGCTCGCTGCCGAGCGTGCGCAGCGGGGTCGGCGCTAG
- the pdxS gene encoding pyridoxal 5'-phosphate synthase lyase subunit PdxS yields MTDTNTPGQVGSSRVKRGLAEMLKGGVIMDVVNAEQARIAEDAGAVAVMALERVPADIRSQGGVARMSDPDLIDQIKAEVSIPVMAKARIGHFVEAQVLQSLEVDYIDESEVLSPADYVNHIDKWGFTVPFVCGATTLGEALRRITEGAAMIRSKGEAGTGDVSEATKHIRTIKSEIRALSALTHDEIYVAAKELQAPYDLVLEVAQTGQLPVVLFTAGGVATPADAAMMMQLGADGVFVGSGIFKSGNPAARAKAVVTATALYQDPDAIAQASRGLGEAMVGINVADVPAPHRLAERGW; encoded by the coding sequence ATGACTGACACCAACACCCCCGGACAGGTCGGCTCGAGCCGCGTCAAGCGCGGACTCGCGGAGATGCTCAAGGGCGGCGTCATCATGGACGTCGTCAACGCCGAGCAGGCGCGCATCGCGGAGGACGCGGGAGCGGTCGCCGTCATGGCGCTCGAGCGCGTCCCCGCCGACATCCGCTCGCAGGGCGGCGTCGCCCGGATGAGCGACCCCGACCTCATCGACCAGATCAAGGCCGAGGTCTCCATCCCCGTCATGGCGAAGGCCCGCATCGGCCACTTCGTCGAGGCGCAGGTCCTCCAGTCCCTCGAGGTCGACTACATCGACGAGTCCGAGGTGCTGAGCCCGGCCGACTACGTGAACCACATCGACAAGTGGGGCTTCACCGTCCCCTTCGTCTGCGGTGCCACGACGCTCGGCGAGGCGCTCCGCCGCATCACCGAGGGCGCGGCCATGATCCGCTCCAAGGGCGAGGCCGGCACGGGCGACGTGTCCGAGGCCACCAAGCACATCCGCACGATCAAGTCGGAGATCCGCGCCCTCAGCGCCCTCACGCACGACGAGATCTACGTCGCGGCGAAGGAGCTGCAGGCGCCCTACGACCTGGTGCTCGAGGTCGCGCAGACCGGCCAGCTCCCCGTCGTGCTGTTCACCGCGGGCGGCGTGGCCACCCCGGCGGACGCCGCGATGATGATGCAGCTCGGCGCCGACGGCGTGTTCGTCGGATCCGGCATCTTCAAGTCCGGCAACCCGGCCGCGCGCGCCAAGGCCGTCGTCACGGCGACCGCGCTCTACCAGGACCCCGACGCGATCGCCCAGGCGTCGCGCGGGCTGGGCGAGGCCATGGTCGGGATCAACGTCGCCGACGTCCCCGCCCCGCACCGCCTCGCCGAGCGTGGCTGGTAG
- the ruvA gene encoding Holliday junction branch migration protein RuvA — protein sequence MISSLRGTVLSVSGQTLLLEVHGVGYGVSVTPRHALELRHGSEATVLTSLVVREDSLTLFGFPEPDELRAFELLCGVTGVGPKSALAVLEHLDPEAMAEAVAAEDDAAFRRVSGIGPKTAKLIVLQLAGKLVVTRPRARTGASAASTVTADVVTALIGLGWSERVARTAVDDAAAAAAEQGAPADMPRLLRVALGMLGPQQPAGASPAGQAADR from the coding sequence GTGATCTCCTCCCTCCGCGGCACCGTGCTGTCCGTCTCCGGTCAGACCCTCCTGCTGGAGGTGCACGGGGTGGGCTACGGCGTCTCGGTGACGCCGCGGCACGCGCTCGAGCTGCGGCACGGATCCGAGGCCACCGTCCTCACGTCCCTCGTCGTCCGCGAGGACTCGCTCACCCTCTTCGGCTTCCCCGAGCCCGACGAGCTCCGCGCCTTCGAGCTCCTCTGCGGGGTCACGGGCGTCGGGCCGAAGTCGGCCCTCGCGGTGCTCGAGCACCTGGATCCGGAGGCCATGGCCGAGGCCGTCGCCGCGGAGGACGACGCCGCCTTCCGCCGCGTCTCCGGCATCGGGCCGAAGACGGCGAAGCTCATCGTCCTGCAGCTGGCGGGCAAGCTGGTCGTCACGCGTCCGCGCGCGCGCACCGGGGCCTCGGCGGCCTCCACGGTGACGGCGGACGTCGTCACCGCCCTCATCGGCCTCGGCTGGTCCGAGCGCGTCGCCCGCACGGCGGTCGACGACGCGGCCGCCGCCGCGGCCGAGCAGGGCGCACCCGCCGACATGCCCCGCCTCCTGCGCGTCGCGCTCGGGATGCTCGGGCCGCAGCAGCCCGCGGGCGCCTCGCCGGCCGGCCAGGCGGCGGACCGGTGA
- the pdxT gene encoding pyridoxal 5'-phosphate synthase glutaminase subunit PdxT: MAGSTAAPQGDGPVVGVLALQGDVREHVRVLEGFGSRTRLVRQPKDLPGISGLVIPGGESTVMDKLSRQLGVAGPLRDAIDDGLPVYGTCAGLIMLADEIVDAIHGQRSIGGLDVSVRRNAFGSQTASFEVDLDVPELGDPPVHAVFIRAPVVASVGPAASALAALDDGRVVAVRQGALLGTSFHPEVTGDLRFHRLFLDMVEESGRTL; this comes from the coding sequence GTGGCTGGTAGCACGGCGGCTCCGCAGGGCGACGGTCCGGTCGTCGGCGTCCTCGCCCTCCAGGGGGACGTCCGCGAGCACGTCCGCGTGCTCGAGGGCTTCGGCTCGCGGACGCGCCTCGTCCGGCAGCCGAAGGACCTCCCGGGCATCTCGGGCCTCGTGATCCCCGGCGGCGAGTCCACCGTCATGGACAAGCTGTCGCGGCAGCTCGGCGTCGCCGGGCCGCTGCGCGACGCCATCGACGACGGCCTGCCCGTCTACGGCACGTGCGCGGGCCTGATCATGCTGGCCGACGAGATCGTCGACGCGATCCACGGGCAGCGGAGCATCGGCGGGCTCGACGTGTCGGTCCGCCGCAACGCGTTCGGGTCGCAGACGGCGTCGTTCGAGGTGGACCTCGACGTGCCGGAGCTCGGGGATCCGCCCGTGCACGCCGTCTTCATCCGCGCGCCCGTGGTCGCCTCCGTCGGACCGGCGGCATCCGCCCTCGCGGCGCTCGACGACGGCCGCGTCGTGGCCGTCCGCCAGGGCGCGCTCCTCGGCACCTCGTTCCACCCGGAGGTCACGGGCGACCTCCGCTTCCACCGCCTCTTCCTCGACATGGTCGAGGAGTCGGGCCGCACCCTCTGA